The stretch of DNA AGGGGATCGAAATTTCAACGGCAGTAGCCGGGTATAACATTTTGACCAGCTGAAGGACCAACCGCACAGATAACCTGTAggattatggaaaatatatttcacaggggtttagatgctacaatgattctctacactatacattgcttgttttgCCACAAACTAAAATTAGGCAaattattagaattttagcaaccaggaaatggtggtgTGATTTccgcatagtgcatctttaaactTAGAATCGTTTACTTGACTTTTATACTCCTAGAAATTGACTCCTTAAAATAATTTAGTCTGTCAAGTTTGCCACCGGCGTGCTGCTGTGGGAAGTAAAGCGGAAGTCGAATCCATCACTTCCGTTGTTTGGCTGTGCCCATTGCAACATTTAGAAAATGAGGTGGATACCAATGATTGGTATAACAGTCTGGTTTATTAGACAACACCAATCTCTGCGTTCCAGTGTAATGTCAATCTTTTTTACCAGCTGAAAATTGTGCTTTAGATCCTACCTAATGCCATCTTTTCTATTTTTCCCCTGACAACCCAACCAGCCTTCAGATGCCCTTATAATGGGGAAGATCAAAAATGTTGAATGTGTGCTCCTTGCAAGGTAAGCAGTGGAATGAattggagaatctcaattgcattctctttgcgtcctctctcctcacctccttctcaaaacccattggatgaggcgaggagagaggacacgaggagtatgcaattgagattcaccCTAGGTGTACTGAACCAGATGAACTCCTCCTGTTTCTTATGAATTTGCGCCATCTAGTGGCTGTGCGTTGCAATTTTAAAACATATTTGACCTGATCTCTTCTCCAACACCctatagcaggggtgtcaaactcattccatggagggcctagtgtctgcaggtttttgggttttcctttcaattaagccctagacaaccaggtgtggggagttcctaactaattagtgatgttaattcatcaatcaagtacaagggaggagcgaaaacccgcagacactcggccctccgtggaatgagtttgacacctgtgccctatAGGCTAAACATTCCCCCAATACCAAATCCACCACTAGCCCTCTATGTAGATGTCTAATAATCAGATAGGTATAGTTAGaatgattattttttttttaacagcttGCCCTTtttataggtggagtttgtaaaCGTATTGCTTAGCCTACACATACAAATCCTTTCAGAGATACAGAAGTTTCTAGGGGATTAGGTGCTATAGGAGTCgatttagtgattcattttcagGCTTTTCACTGTCCTTCGGTAAATACTGAAAACTATTCACACTCCCCATTATACTGGTCCCCAGGCATGGGAGACAGCACACCATCATGCCAACCGACATCAACTACCAGGCTAACATCTGGGCGTTGCGAGAGGAGGGCTGCACACATCTCCTGGTCACCACGGCCTGTGGTTCCCTCCGGGAAGAGATCCAACCAGGAGACATCGTCATCATCGACCAGTTCATAGACAGGTGAGTGCCAGAGTTTCCTTGGCCTGGAATCCAGGACTCACCGAAGGTTGAATCCATGATTGAAATGAGAATGAGTCCAAATCCAATGCTTCCCTGGTATATGTACTgttatgtacactgaacaaaaatacaaaatcaacatataaagtgttggtcccatgtttcatgagctgaaataaaaaatctcaGAAATTGTCCCTATGCAACAAAAAGCTTAttcctctcaaattttgtgcacaaatttggttACATCCCCGTTCTCCTTAGCCAAGATaatctgcaggaatgtccaccatttctctaccataagctgcctccaacttcgttttagagaatttggcagtacgtccaaccggcctcacaaacgcagaccacatgtaaccacgccaagtgggtgggcctattccctccaaggcccactcatggctgcaccctgcccagtcatgtgaaatccatagattagggcctaatttatttaaattgactgattcccttatgtgaactctaactcagtaaaatctttgcaattgttgcatttatatttttgttcagtaggcTATGTTTGACTTTTACTCTATATCTGTAAATGCTATCAATTGATAAGTCTAGATATTGTTTAGGTTTCTACCTATTACATACCTGATGGAGTATAAATAGAACGGTACATGTGTCATGGCCAAACAGAATGTTTGTAAAGCCATGGAATTACAGTAGGAATGAGAAGTCATCAAGAGAGAATCTCAGTTATTTGAAGAATTATTGCCAAGTCACTATCTCTGAaatgggccgttctggctcagacaaggATTTCTTCATCTCTCAACCATCTTTCTCCTGTTTAAGTTCAGACAGTGCGACATCTATCTCAACTGATAACATTCAAAAGAACTTGCAAGTTGTCCATTATTTTCCCTTCCAAACAGTGACtggtgcagagtgtgtgtgtacagtattccAGCCTGGGGCAAGGCAACAACAAAGGCGATGGTGTCAAACAGAAACAGATGGTGGCATCCAGGCTCACATTACTCATCTCTGAAGACCACATTCTCTGACTGGTATTTCTGATAGTCCACGACTCAACGATCATCCCACGGCCACCCACTGTTCATCTGTCTCATTTCCTCATTCCCTAAAAGAACCAAtaagagaaggaaagagattgTGTCTCATGATTGGTGGATAGGCGACACTTTGAAACGGACTCTGCACTGAGGGCCCGGGACTTGTCTGTGTGGCGGAGTACAGCTGCCACGTGTCACGTTGTGGCTAGAGCTGCGTCCTGAGAGGAAACCAACACTTTTTAATTTTAAAGAACCGACAGGACTCGTAGGGTTTTAAGGGCTGCTGGTTTGAAACGGGggtttctatttttattttttcaataTGTGGTTTTGTAGTTTCTTGTGAATGAGGAGGACAGTGCGAGGATTTGAATGAACTGAGACCTAGGATCTGATGAGGTTGTTCTGTTGACTGGCTCTTTGATACCTTTTGGTAGGAAGTGCTTGTATTACCTGAAGCGTTGTGGAATGTGCTTAGGGCGTGAATTGTGACATACCGAAGGTTCAATGGGTCTATCCTCCATGTCTAAGCTGTGTATAAGGTTCGATTGTGTTTGAGTGAAAGCGATGAACTCAAGAGAAATAGGCCTAGGTGGAAGGTATTTGCATCACAAATTGATCTCATTTGAATAAGGATGCAGTGAGGGATCACGGGGAGTAAAACCATCATGACTGTTCAGTTTTGAAAGTTATCACCTTTGTGTCAGTCTATGGGAATACATTTCAGTAACAGGTCGTTTTAATACTTCAGCGTGAGTCATGTTTCCCACGGTTAGGATAGACCTCTGGACGGCCTTCAGTTGAGCAGCATTGTTTAGTAAACTGTGGCCAGATATGATATCATTTCAGCTCTAGGCCCGGACAggcaacagcagagtcccaacagtcAGCAAAGCTGATTAGCATCTTGTTACTGTACGTACGTAGGCCTGCACCACACCTAGGAATCAACACACCATTCACAAGTGTATCCTCTCTGGCCGTTCTCACTTTCATTAATAATGAAACAGAAATTAGACGCAGCAAGTTGTCAGTAAGTTTGTCAGAAATCTGTGTGGGATGATTCCCAGTTGAAGAATTCCCTCTGCTTGTTCCCTCCTGGTTCAAGGGACGCTCCAAGCAGGATTTCAGAACTCTATCTGGAAATGTTGCAGCCCAAAACACATGTGATGGCCATCAGGTGTAGCACTGATAAAACGTGCTGAATTTCAAGTTGTTTGGTGCCCAATTTTCTCTACTAGTAATAGACTATTCATTCTAAAGTGCACAAGCATTCATTGTTTTGATTGGATGGTATTTTTAGGACTATTATCCAATGTGTTTGCCTTAGGTGAGCATGCATTATTTCTTTGCTATTTCCCCCCCCCATCTCTAGATTCCAAGTTACCACACACAACTCTACCCATTATTCTATCAGAGTGGAACATAACTCCTCTCATTGTCCTGAGGGTGCGTTGCTTCATTGAATTGTCAGTAGAATTCTATGCAATGGACCGtaaattgagaatgtgttcaTGAGGCAGTCTTGTTGATTGAGAGTGCAGTGCACACAAACAGCTTTGTCTCCAAGCTCTGTCCGTTGCCCATTAAGTCAAAACGTAGTGCCTTGAATGAGAAGTAACTGATCATTTCTGCACCCCTCCCTCGGATTGCCACCTGACATTGACTCCACATCCTCTGTGCCTGACATGACATTGACTCCACATCCTCTGTGCCGCTCTCAGAGAAGCTATTCGTCATCACCTCCAGTCCACCCATATGTGTTGTATATTAatagtctactgttacaacaAGCATGGGCACTCTCTGTTGGCCAGAATGGGGAACTAACATGTTAGGACTTGTTCCGTCTTGTCCCGCTGCGAATCATGTGACCATCAGCATATTTCTGAAGGGTTTACTTGATGATTATCTTAGTCAGTGAGTTATTTGTTTTGCCCCCTGCTCCTGTTCCAAACACTGTTGGCCTGTCTAGGTTAGCTAGGGTTTCTCTGCTCCGCCGGTCTGCTGGGAGCATTAACGGATCACCATGCCTCAAAGACAGTCTCTGGTCTCCCcagttctctgtctccctcttgctTTGCACCACATTACAGTATGTGGTCCTGGACAGCTGATGTGTAGTGCTAAGATGAGGTATATTTTACAAACTACAATGAGTGagatacaatacatagcctaatTATAGTCTCTCTCTGCTTTAACTGACAGTAGCCAATGTTCCTCCTCGGGAGTCTTGTTGACATTGACAACAGTAGGTTATTTCTCAAACGTGGCAGTTCTGGAATGTTCACGTTTTAgttggatggggagggagggaggggtgggtcaCTACACATTTCCTGTATAGAATGGTCCTGGAATGCCATGCTGCCTCAGCATTTCTGGAATGTAAGGTCCCTCTGTATGGTAAACAAACCTCACCGTTTAGTAGTCGGCTCATGTACACTCACACTAACTACGATGTACCGGTTCTTCTCTTAATGTTCTCTGTAACAGCTGATTTACTCTGATGTGGACACTGGAGAGACCTGTTAGCAGAGCTCTCACTGTGACACCCAAAGCAGAAATGGGTCATTGTCTGTGTTGTGTAACTTCAAGCCTCAGTAAGAAATGTCCCAGGCCATCTCCATTTACTGGTGTGACCAAATGACTCATTGGCTCCTGTCACTGTCCCTACAGTCTAAATATGTGTTCCTCCTGTCAGCGTCCCTACAGCCTAAATATGTGTTCCTCCTGTCAGTGTCCCGACAGTCTAAATATGTGTTCCTCCTGTCAGCGTCCCTACAGCCTAAATATGTGTTCCTCCTGTCAGCGTCCCTACAGCCTAAATATGTGTTCCTCCTGTCAGTGTCCCGACAGTCTAAATATGTGTTCCTCCTGTCAGCGTCCCTACAGTCTAAATATGTGTTCCTCCTGTCAGCGTCCCGACAGTCTAAATATGTGTTCCTCCTGTCAGTGTCCCGACAGTCTAAATATGTGTTCCTCCTGTCAGCGTCCCTACAGCCTAAATATGTGTTCCTCCTGTCAGTGTCCCGACAGTCTAAATATGTGTTCCTCCTGTCAGCGTCCCTACAGCCTAAATATGTGTTTCTCCTGTCAGCGTCCCTACAGCCTAAATATGTGTTCCTCCTGTCAGTGACAGACAGTCTAAATATTTCCTAGTAACATGAGGACAAGGAGTTGTCTTTCTAAGCTTGCGTTTTCTCAGTGTAACGTTTAGGCGGTAGGTAGCTTCAGGGCCCGGGGTAGCACCTCGCAGCAGCCGGTTTCTGGGCTTGCTCATTTGAGCAGagactgggtagagagagtgtgagggaggggCATGTAGAACTGGCATGTGGCCTGGGTGGAACCCTGACTCAGCGCTACAGCTCTGGAATCTGGAGGGCAGCTGCCTGTCGGCATGGCGACATGTTAAATGCTGGCTCAGCCCATCCTCACCACCCCTTGAAATATGAAATGCATAACCATGGCAGCAATTGAAATGAAACAGTTGAAAGAATATGGGGAAATTATTAGACCAaagttgaggacacaacagttctgacacgagactgaatccaaacattacactgttgatgttatgtgcattttacatttactgtacttttcgccACATTTGTTGATAATAAAATCTGATCAtattctggatacattcagtaacataagaacattcctggaaaatgtggggtaggtgcaacataagacaaaaaaaatgacacGGGTTTGAGTGAGCGGACTAACTGGtttctccaagtggccacacacctttCCAAAGTGTACACAGTTCATatgtaatttcaatgcactttctGACAAGTCTTTTGAGCtcttctagctggtctgttgaggaactagagcagcaCACTTGTTttgaacacagccctgcatccccgccatcacacaattactgtttacGCAATCAAAAACCGTCCCATTTATAAATCGCATCTGGGACAGGTGGGCATCATTTAAAAGCTGTTGTATTGCCAACGTggctagctaagttataaaataggATCTTacaactgtacatcaaacagtgGTCATgaacgttgacactgtatatgacgTGATTTTTATGATATGgacatgtgaagtgcacatttggatgGATGTTTGgattgcttgtatgacatcaacgcagtatttattataatcctcaacgtctcatctttcaaaatacattttccCTCACTCAAGACAACAAAACATGTGCAAAAGTTTCCCAATTAGCAGGAGGTATGGGGACAACTTATTGTGGCGTGTCAGTCAAACCCATACAGCGCTGAGCTCTGTTACATGTTACTTGTACAGCCACTCTGATCTAATTTAGGCATTTATCAGTGCCCAAATCGGTCATTTTCAATCTGTATACGGGtgcgagtgtaaagggttaataaCTAGCCTCCTCCTCTTAAGGGTTTTGGGGGGATTCCAAGCAGTAATTTCCAGATTTAGTCCACATTGCTAAACAGTTTGGCTCGTTTCAATGTATCCAGCCATGAAATATTTTATTCTCAGTTTCTATGGGGATTTGTTTGTCTTATGTATTGTGAGGGCCAGCTGTTGCAAAGCACCGGCTTGTTATTAAAAGACCCTGATCATTCAGCATGTATTAGTCATTGTGATGATGACTACTTGTGGATTAGAATCACTTTGTTTTCGCTACAGTGACAGGATGAATGCCTTTCACATTCAGACACCATTTTTGCCACATTGCACAACTCAAACCTTGAAAGAGAGAAGAATACCAACATTTGCTGTAGAATTTAGTCACTCTGGGCCCACCCTGATAGAATGTAGTCTATTTATAGTATcttaaaatgtattgtataaaGTATTTTGTGCACTGCGAGGAAACTTAAAAAGTCAGACACGAAGTGTTAAAGGGAAGAGAAAATTCTCCAAGTTCTCATTTTTATCACCAGAATAACTGCCAGCAGGTACATGTTCTTGTTTTGCCATGGTAGCAGAGTTGTTGAACCCAACCCATGTCACTAACCTGTCATTTCCTgtgtgtcctccctccctcccaggacGACAAAGAGGGCCCAGACGCTGTACGACGGGCGGCCCACCAGTCCTCCAGGCGTGTCTCACATCCCCATGGCTGAGCCCTTCTGCACCCGGACCAGAGAGGTCAGTGTCCACGGCCCCGTTCCAAATCAACCACTAGCACCTAGACCAGTGTCTGTGGCCTGGTTCCAAATCAACCCCTGCCACTACAATGTAAATGTTGTAGTGGCGGGTGTTGCCTGCTGGGGAGTGAGTGAATGTTAtgtcattggaacacagactgCTCGTGAGGGGAGTACGGCTCAcaaatggctggaacagagtaaatggaatggtatcaaatacctGGAAATTGTGTttgtttgatactgttccattcattccgttccagccattactatgagcctgttCTTTCCAATTTAACGTGCTACCAGCCGCCTGTGCATTTTAACTTTTTGTTGCTGTGTTTGGTGTGTAGTGAGGCTCTGCATAGTTATTTCCTTCTTTCTAAGTGCTCATAAAACACAAAAACACTGACCACTCTCTCCTAGAAAATGACGTCACACCTCTCCCTCCCCATGCCCAGGTGCTGCTGGAGGTGGCGCGCGGCCTGGGGGTGAAGTGCCACCCGCAGGGTACGGTGCTCACTATCGAGGGCCCTCGCTTCTCGTCGCGTGCCGAGAGCCTGATGTTCCGCCAGTGGGGTGCCGATGTTATTAACATGACCAGCGTGCCCGAGGTGGTCCTCGCCAAGGAGGCGGGCCTTTGCTACGCCAGCATCGCCATGGCCACCGACTACGACTGCTGGAAGGAGCATGAGGAGGCTGTGAGTTTTTTGTTTTGTGGAAATTCTCTCcccattgtattttttttattgattGTATGCTCTGATGGTCTTGCGACCGAAAGCTTGGCCTTATTCAATGAAATGTGTGCATTGATCCTGAGTGCGTGGAGACTTTATTCCATGACATATTTTATTGATAGTATGAGAGGAcagggaagacaggaggagagtgtCAAACACGCAGTGGGATGGATACGCATCAACGCCCAACGGCGACAGTGGTGTGCAGCCGCTTGTCAGCAACCCAGGCCACAGGGAAGAAGCTTTTACACAAGTGTGTGTGAGGTTCTGGAACTGTTTCGGGGAGAGATGTTTTGGATTGTCCTCAATTTTCAGTTGCACCACAACACAGATTATCTGGAAATTTGTTACGCAAATGCACCCGTTTCACTAAGATGACGCATTCATGTAATGCATGTGGTCAACTGTCTTGTTACTTGGTAATATGTCTTACATCCGCTTTCACAGCAGTTGGACATTTCCAACTGCAATATTAGGCAAAAAATGAGTGGCTAAGAACTGAAATGCGTCAGAGCTTTTTATTTTTCCCATCGTAAAACACTTACTGCTTTCCTTGTTTCAATTTCTCAGGGCTCCGGTCTTTCCCACCAGATTCTTGACAAGGTGACATGATATTTTTGCCTCGCGTGGTATTTAGAAAGAGTCAAATCAAATGTAGGTTAGCGGTCACCGTCAGTGAATTCCATGAACACTTTTAGTGTAGATTGATTTCTCTCTGAATTTTGAGAACTATCCTTTTTTTCTTAATATCCTGTGTGTGTAGTTAGTCACTTCCCCATCAGTAAGAGCCATTGTTTGGTAGTGTGTCTAAAACGTCCATGACATGAGGGCTGAAGTGACCGCTCCGTTTCTAAAACGGCTCCCAACGTGTACTCCAGTTGTCACACTGACCTAGAAGTCAACTCAATCTGATTTAAATGCATTTATATTCGTACATAAGCAAAGCAGGAATTCAAAATGTGTCTATCAAGTTAAGAACTAAATAGTCACATGCCTTTGTCACAAAGCTGTAGCAAAACAAATGCAAATAGTATTTTTTTCGGGATTTGAAATTGCACAATGACATTTTGTCTGGTATAAATTTCCTCCTCGTCAGCGTTTTACAGGCAACTGTTTACGTTTCTAATTCTTCTGCCTGATTATTATATCACTCTGAAGTAcctcatgcgcacacacacacacacacacaacagcttCCGAGTGAGTGACTCACCCACTATCCAGTTGATAAATTATGTCTGGGGGAGGCTCGGCTTCCGTGCCCTTACCCGACTTCNNNNNNNNNNNNNNNNNNNNNNNNNNNNNNNNNNNNNNNNNNNNNNNNNNNNNN from Salvelinus fontinalis isolate EN_2023a chromosome 5, ASM2944872v1, whole genome shotgun sequence encodes:
- the LOC129855975 gene encoding S-methyl-5'-thioadenosine phosphorylase-like isoform X1 — protein: MILKPPSRRNYFRPIIRPSNGSGLDQKHSGLHPVKSTFNNADSLVILHLFNKCLLIHMGTQPASLHCLLGWKEDKTRLKIGIIGGSGLDDPDILEGRTEKYVDTPYGKPSDALIMGKIKNVECVLLARHGRQHTIMPTDINYQANIWALREEGCTHLLVTTACGSLREEIQPGDIVIIDQFIDRTTKRAQTLYDGRPTSPPGVSHIPMAEPFCTRTREVLLEVARGLGVKCHPQGTVLTIEGPRFSSRAESLMFRQWGADVINMTSVPEVVLAKEAGLCYASIAMATDYDCWKEHEEAVSFLFCGNSLPIVFFLLIVCSDGLATESLALFNEMCALILSAWRLYSMTYFIDSMRGQGRQEESVKHAVGWIRINAQRRQWCAAACQQPRPQGRSFYTSVCEVLELFRGEMFWIVLNFQLHHNTDYLEICYANAPVSLR
- the LOC129855975 gene encoding S-methyl-5'-thioadenosine phosphorylase-like isoform X2; protein product: MSASMQIKIGIIGGSGLDDPDILEGRTEKYVDTPYGKPSDALIMGKIKNVECVLLARHGRQHTIMPTDINYQANIWALREEGCTHLLVTTACGSLREEIQPGDIVIIDQFIDRTTKRAQTLYDGRPTSPPGVSHIPMAEPFCTRTREVLLEVARGLGVKCHPQGTVLTIEGPRFSSRAESLMFRQWGADVINMTSVPEVVLAKEAGLCYASIAMATDYDCWKEHEEAVSFLFCGNSLPIVFFLLIVCSDGLATESLALFNEMCALILSAWRLYSMTYFIDSMRGQGRQEESVKHAVGWIRINAQRRQWCAAACQQPRPQGRSFYTSVCEVLELFRGEMFWIVLNFQLHHNTDYLEICYANAPVSLR